The proteins below are encoded in one region of Neorhodopirellula lusitana:
- a CDS encoding vWA domain-containing protein — MPEFHSPHFLWLLLVIPILAWRRWSRAGDQSIAFSSLDFGGPLPRTLRQRLMWLPDVLMLLTLVALIIALARPRDGRERTVSQSEGIAIELVVDRSSSMQAMDFKIDGQRVDRLAAIKNVVGKFVLGDDFSTDTKLAGRFNDLVGLATFAGYADAITPPTLDHAFLIGNLNEVRIAERQDEDGTAIGDAIALATEKLNALDARQDKKIKSKIVILLTDGESNAGTLEPLEAAELAAKLGIKIYTIGVGTRGEAPVPVIDPFTGRQVFRSMQVNIDEETLQKISAVTDAKSFRATDTDSLEAIYQSIDELEKTEVESQQYVDYRELAVQKHAGFPPWLRIVLMLLTTRVLIQKLWLRALA; from the coding sequence ATGCCTGAATTCCATTCACCTCATTTCCTGTGGTTGCTACTGGTCATCCCGATTCTGGCATGGCGCAGATGGTCTCGTGCTGGCGACCAATCGATTGCCTTCAGCAGTCTGGACTTCGGTGGCCCGTTGCCCCGGACTCTGCGACAACGACTGATGTGGCTGCCTGACGTGTTGATGCTGCTTACCCTCGTCGCACTCATCATCGCGCTCGCTCGACCACGCGATGGTCGCGAACGAACCGTATCGCAAAGCGAAGGCATCGCCATCGAACTGGTGGTCGATCGCAGCAGCAGCATGCAGGCGATGGACTTCAAGATTGATGGGCAACGAGTCGATCGTTTGGCCGCAATCAAAAATGTGGTTGGCAAATTCGTACTGGGCGACGACTTTTCTACCGACACCAAGCTAGCCGGACGCTTCAACGATCTCGTCGGCCTGGCGACCTTCGCGGGCTACGCCGATGCGATCACGCCACCGACACTCGACCACGCCTTCCTCATCGGCAACCTGAATGAGGTTCGCATCGCCGAACGGCAAGACGAAGACGGCACCGCGATTGGCGATGCAATTGCGTTGGCTACCGAAAAGCTGAACGCATTGGACGCACGACAAGACAAGAAAATCAAAAGCAAGATCGTCATTCTGTTGACCGACGGTGAAAGCAATGCGGGAACCCTCGAACCACTCGAAGCTGCCGAACTCGCCGCCAAACTGGGAATCAAGATCTACACGATCGGCGTCGGAACTCGAGGGGAGGCACCCGTTCCCGTGATCGACCCATTCACCGGTCGCCAAGTGTTCCGCTCGATGCAGGTGAATATTGACGAGGAAACGCTCCAAAAGATTTCCGCCGTCACCGACGCCAAATCGTTCCGGGCGACCGACACCGATTCACTCGAAGCCATTTATCAGTCAATCGACGAATTGGAAAAGACGGAAGTGGAGTCACAACAGTACGTTGACTATCGCGAATTGGCAGTGCAAAAGCACGCGGGCTTCCCGCCTTGGTTACGGATCGTCTTGATGCTGCTAACTACCCGCGTGTTGATCCAAAAACTCTGGTTGAGGGCGTTAGCGTGA
- a CDS encoding VWA domain-containing protein — translation MDFPTDVQIGNRAAISWLFAGLVILAAMLVAGYLRRVARKRFATADRLDAVFSRRAFATWKSVITGGLVLASIVLLTLGLMDFRWGKTQREVPQKGIEVMFLLDVSRSMLAQDTTPNRLERAKQMIRDMVASMAGDRVGLIAFAGETRQIIPLTNHYEDFSQTLTDAGPDSVRRGGSKLGDAISVGGDSFLSKTTSHRVMIVLTDGEDQESQPVKLAKRLHDEEGIRIFTIGLGDMETGSKIPDAERQGYITHQGKPVLSKLNGKILQEVAVASDGVYIPAGTKQVDMNAVYQRYIANIEKTDFDTAKIDAYEAKFQWFALPAFLLLLIEAWWTSPKRSRKFKSTHTESTRIAAPQKTQLKRKQIAAVTSVVTLALVLTASHPAAAETSLSAIEAYNQGVANYQEQNLDGAIENFQNAVGADDPRVASAARYNLGTARVAKAQQAIQANQTESVEADLRAAIASLRSALRLRPRWDNARANLEQAVNLLNQLQQQSNPNEQPQSDQNQDQDQDQSEDQKQSSDDGQKSDSQDSQDSSGEESPQSGDQPSQPNESSEDQPAQDQSGQGEPSESTDSQSDSQDNSDPSNPDDKSQPTDKSTDSKAGDTSEDAQPADDPQQDASDPSDDAQPNSGDSQPGELAGAEPSDSNSASQSATPNDQGEPQTPLTMTEEEAQKMLQAVRDRDMIRRFRQQQLRRLRQVPVEQDW, via the coding sequence ATGGACTTCCCCACAGACGTGCAAATTGGAAACCGTGCCGCGATCAGTTGGCTATTCGCCGGACTTGTCATCCTGGCTGCCATGCTGGTTGCTGGCTACCTGCGCCGTGTCGCCAGGAAGCGTTTTGCGACGGCCGACCGACTCGATGCCGTTTTTTCTCGACGAGCATTCGCGACCTGGAAGTCCGTCATCACGGGCGGATTGGTCCTGGCCTCAATCGTACTTTTGACGTTGGGATTGATGGACTTCCGATGGGGAAAAACACAGCGAGAGGTTCCGCAAAAAGGCATCGAGGTCATGTTCCTGCTGGATGTCTCACGCAGCATGCTCGCCCAGGACACGACTCCCAATCGTCTCGAACGTGCCAAGCAAATGATCCGCGACATGGTCGCCTCAATGGCAGGCGACCGAGTGGGGTTGATCGCCTTTGCCGGTGAGACCCGCCAAATCATTCCGCTGACCAACCACTACGAAGACTTCAGCCAAACACTCACCGATGCCGGGCCTGATTCCGTTCGTCGCGGTGGGTCCAAACTCGGCGATGCGATCTCCGTTGGTGGCGACAGTTTCCTTAGCAAGACAACTTCCCATCGCGTGATGATTGTCTTGACCGATGGCGAAGATCAAGAAAGCCAACCCGTCAAACTCGCTAAGCGTTTGCATGACGAAGAAGGAATCCGCATCTTCACGATTGGACTCGGCGACATGGAAACGGGATCCAAAATCCCCGACGCGGAACGTCAAGGTTACATCACACATCAGGGCAAGCCCGTCCTGTCCAAACTCAACGGCAAAATCCTACAAGAGGTCGCCGTGGCCAGTGACGGTGTCTACATCCCCGCGGGTACCAAACAAGTCGACATGAACGCCGTCTACCAACGTTACATCGCTAACATCGAAAAAACGGATTTCGATACCGCCAAAATTGACGCCTACGAAGCCAAGTTCCAGTGGTTCGCACTGCCTGCGTTCCTGTTACTGCTGATTGAAGCTTGGTGGACGTCACCCAAACGTTCTCGCAAATTCAAATCAACACATACCGAATCAACACGAATTGCTGCACCACAAAAAACCCAATTAAAACGAAAGCAAATCGCCGCCGTCACATCCGTGGTCACTCTGGCACTCGTCCTGACAGCGTCCCATCCTGCGGCAGCGGAAACCTCTCTATCAGCCATCGAGGCCTACAATCAAGGTGTCGCCAACTACCAAGAACAAAACCTCGACGGCGCGATCGAGAACTTTCAAAACGCAGTCGGTGCCGACGACCCACGAGTCGCCAGTGCCGCCCGCTACAACCTCGGCACCGCACGGGTTGCTAAAGCCCAGCAGGCGATCCAAGCGAATCAAACCGAAAGCGTTGAAGCAGACCTGCGTGCGGCCATCGCCTCGTTGCGGTCGGCACTGCGTCTTCGACCAAGATGGGACAATGCCCGTGCCAATTTGGAACAGGCCGTCAACTTGCTCAACCAACTCCAGCAACAATCCAACCCGAACGAGCAACCTCAATCGGACCAGAATCAGGACCAAGACCAAGACCAAAGCGAGGACCAAAAGCAATCCTCCGACGACGGCCAGAAATCGGATTCACAAGACTCCCAAGATTCATCCGGTGAAGAGTCCCCACAATCGGGAGACCAACCGTCACAACCAAACGAGTCTTCTGAAGATCAACCGGCTCAAGATCAGTCGGGGCAGGGCGAACCTAGCGAATCCACGGACTCGCAATCTGACTCGCAAGACAACAGCGATCCATCCAATCCGGATGACAAGTCGCAGCCAACGGATAAATCAACGGATTCGAAAGCTGGCGACACTTCCGAAGATGCCCAACCAGCCGACGATCCGCAGCAAGACGCCTCCGATCCGTCCGATGACGCTCAACCCAATAGCGGTGACAGCCAGCCCGGCGAACTGGCGGGAGCCGAACCATCGGATTCCAACTCGGCCTCTCAATCCGCTACGCCGAACGACCAAGGTGAACCGCAGACTCCGCTAACAATGACGGAAGAAGAAGCCCAAAAGATGTTGCAAGCCGTGCGAGATCGAGACATGATTCGGCGATTCCGTCAACAACAGCTACGTCGACTACGACAAGTCCCCGTCGAACAAGATTGGTAG
- a CDS encoding NAD-dependent epimerase/dehydratase family protein → MRVFLTGATGLLGNNILRQLSDQGHTVSCLTRGTPEPGVFEGTNAELVQGDLFDQPTLNTAIAQADAVIHCAGLIHIGWTQHEISMRINRDGTRLIAETCLKKNRKLVHVGTVNTLAISTRDTVSDETTPLDIAGGQVPCSYINSKRAGVEEVKKAVANGLQATIVHPAFMLGPWDWKPSSGRMMLEIGRAWRPIAPSGGNSVCDSRDVAAGTIAAITAPVQNGSEFILAGHNLRYKELWDMMAPRMGKRGPLFRAGPGQRWVGGATGDLWTKISGKEPDLNSASIGISSQTHSYDSSRAIKELGYRIRPLEETLDDAANWIKRQHMQA, encoded by the coding sequence ATGCGAGTCTTCCTTACGGGCGCGACCGGCCTATTGGGCAACAACATCCTGCGTCAACTTTCTGACCAGGGACACACCGTCAGTTGCCTTACACGGGGAACTCCGGAACCAGGCGTTTTTGAAGGCACCAACGCCGAACTCGTCCAAGGCGACCTGTTCGATCAGCCAACGCTCAACACCGCTATCGCGCAAGCCGATGCTGTCATCCACTGTGCCGGCTTGATCCACATCGGCTGGACTCAACACGAAATCTCTATGCGTATCAATCGCGATGGAACGCGGCTGATCGCCGAAACGTGTTTGAAGAAGAACCGCAAACTAGTGCACGTGGGCACCGTCAACACGCTGGCGATTTCAACTCGCGACACGGTGTCGGATGAAACGACACCACTTGATATCGCCGGTGGGCAAGTTCCATGCAGTTACATCAATAGCAAACGTGCCGGCGTCGAAGAGGTAAAAAAAGCGGTCGCCAACGGGCTTCAAGCAACCATCGTCCACCCGGCTTTCATGCTCGGTCCCTGGGACTGGAAACCCAGCAGCGGCCGGATGATGCTTGAGATCGGTCGAGCTTGGCGACCGATCGCACCTTCGGGCGGCAACAGTGTTTGCGATAGCCGAGATGTCGCGGCCGGAACCATTGCGGCCATCACCGCGCCGGTACAAAACGGCAGCGAATTCATCCTGGCCGGCCATAACCTTCGGTACAAAGAACTGTGGGACATGATGGCGCCCCGCATGGGTAAACGCGGGCCGCTGTTTCGAGCCGGCCCCGGGCAACGCTGGGTTGGAGGAGCGACTGGCGACCTATGGACCAAGATTTCTGGCAAAGAACCGGATCTCAATAGTGCCTCGATCGGAATTTCCAGCCAAACGCACTCGTACGACAGTTCTCGTGCGATCAAAGAACTGGGCTACCGAATTCGTCCGCTTGAAGAAACGTTGGACGACGCCGCAAACTGGATCAAACGTCAACACATGCAAGCGTGA
- a CDS encoding tyrosine-protein kinase family protein, producing MHDSVQTKTKSLRDQIGQDNLVQSSVLATRRLDEALLRLDEAVGRTRSGSQPLSPEAVSPETKQPRPPQPSGTPMAVVPRPKSHPGTGPTPQQRARLKELERGDLEQGGLELDESIVQSSSLWLEPIRDTDESQRSGEAVRYRLDEGRPSDEVPKQHFQPAKPTSTPDEETVSVPSSGPAQDPSPASHQTPAPSSLEALFADPINVMMESVNAASAPSLPQPKPVAPVRPFNASQAVAERLDRAKEHIMRVRNRDAMQAKEREDKELEKMQANETVAWSMEPEAPAEPTRAVEPKPAAVEVSMPQAPLPQAPVSEAPISEAPTLASAATQSATTQSVAAEATVVRAAAAIDSPKVEPAKTPLEAPIVIPSAKPVVDFFDDDAMLTVHDSLVLESSVAPSIVIPPENETAAAVTPVDEVITEIPEVTEEVEPTVEEAPVVTESAVVEEAPVEPLPVVELEPFVATWQVSEFIVPPTVDELFLAGSIAEQLAGRLAAAKDKGLHSIAVTSSKPGEGRSTVAIGMALSVAFSGLKVALVDADPAGVKLVTDLHLELDNSWLDTVRTRMPLEEVAVYSQADSLTLIPLLDREDEPEMEPAELKQLLEKLKASFDLVVVDCGASEVRSASLCDTALVVRDMQNTKALEVETLAISLRRSGLQGVGVVENFCKPKSSQG from the coding sequence ATGCACGATTCCGTTCAAACCAAAACCAAGTCGCTGCGAGACCAAATCGGTCAAGACAATCTGGTCCAGTCGAGCGTGCTGGCAACTCGTCGTTTAGACGAGGCGTTGTTGCGTTTGGATGAGGCGGTTGGACGCACGCGTTCCGGTTCGCAGCCCCTATCGCCGGAAGCAGTGTCGCCAGAGACAAAACAACCTAGGCCACCGCAGCCAAGTGGCACGCCGATGGCCGTTGTGCCACGTCCCAAGAGTCATCCTGGAACGGGGCCGACCCCACAACAACGGGCCAGATTGAAAGAATTGGAACGGGGCGATTTGGAACAAGGCGGTTTGGAGCTCGACGAGTCAATCGTGCAGTCCAGTTCATTGTGGTTGGAACCGATTCGCGATACTGACGAGTCGCAACGATCGGGTGAAGCGGTTCGGTATCGATTGGACGAAGGAAGACCATCCGACGAAGTGCCCAAACAGCATTTTCAACCCGCCAAGCCGACCTCGACGCCTGACGAAGAAACGGTTTCCGTTCCAAGTTCTGGGCCAGCGCAAGATCCTTCACCGGCATCGCATCAGACACCGGCACCCTCATCATTGGAAGCGTTGTTCGCCGACCCGATCAACGTGATGATGGAATCCGTCAACGCCGCATCGGCGCCCTCATTGCCGCAGCCCAAGCCGGTTGCTCCGGTGCGACCGTTCAACGCCAGCCAAGCCGTTGCCGAGCGTTTGGATCGGGCCAAAGAGCACATCATGCGGGTTCGTAATCGAGACGCGATGCAAGCGAAGGAACGAGAGGATAAAGAACTTGAAAAGATGCAGGCCAACGAGACGGTAGCTTGGTCGATGGAACCGGAAGCACCGGCCGAGCCGACGCGTGCAGTAGAACCAAAGCCCGCCGCAGTGGAAGTTTCCATGCCACAAGCTCCTTTGCCTCAGGCTCCTGTGTCTGAAGCTCCTATATCAGAAGCTCCAACGCTTGCATCCGCTGCGACTCAATCCGCTACGACTCAATCCGTTGCGGCTGAAGCGACCGTGGTTCGTGCCGCCGCTGCAATTGATTCACCGAAAGTCGAACCGGCAAAGACGCCATTGGAAGCTCCGATTGTGATCCCCTCGGCCAAGCCGGTTGTGGATTTCTTTGACGATGATGCGATGCTGACTGTGCACGACAGTCTCGTGCTGGAATCGAGTGTCGCCCCCTCGATCGTGATCCCGCCTGAAAATGAAACCGCAGCCGCTGTCACGCCCGTTGATGAAGTCATCACGGAAATCCCAGAGGTGACTGAGGAAGTGGAGCCCACGGTTGAGGAAGCTCCAGTCGTGACCGAATCTGCGGTTGTGGAAGAAGCACCAGTAGAGCCGCTGCCTGTCGTCGAACTCGAGCCATTCGTTGCCACTTGGCAAGTGAGTGAATTCATTGTGCCGCCCACGGTAGACGAACTCTTTTTGGCGGGTTCGATTGCTGAACAACTGGCCGGACGCTTGGCCGCAGCCAAGGACAAGGGTTTGCATTCGATCGCGGTAACCAGTTCGAAACCTGGTGAAGGTCGTTCAACCGTCGCGATTGGAATGGCACTCAGCGTAGCGTTTTCGGGACTGAAAGTTGCGTTGGTGGATGCGGATCCTGCGGGCGTGAAATTGGTTACCGACTTGCACCTGGAACTGGACAACAGCTGGCTCGATACGGTGCGAACCCGAATGCCATTGGAAGAGGTCGCGGTCTACTCCCAGGCTGATTCCTTAACACTGATTCCCTTGCTCGATCGCGAAGACGAGCCAGAAATGGAACCCGCTGAACTGAAGCAATTGCTGGAAAAACTGAAGGCAAGTTTCGATTTGGTCGTGGTTGATTGTGGTGCATCGGAAGTGCGATCGGCGTCGCTATGCGATACCGCATTGGTTGTTCGTGATATGCAAAACACCAAGGCTCTGGAAGTGGAAACGCTGGCGATCTCACTACGTCGTAGTGGCTTGCAAGGCGTGGGAGTCGTCGAGAATTTCTGCAAGCCAAAGTCGTCGCAAGGCTAG
- the folK gene encoding 2-amino-4-hydroxy-6-hydroxymethyldihydropteridine diphosphokinase encodes MPLHCLISFGSNLGDRDQVVASAARLVDQSGVVAKSSRNRTSSSNLTDGLCTSRLFETPPIGGPGSQSPFLNAVAAFCTEASASEVLDVLQHTENELGRKRIDRWGARSIDLDVVLHGRLRGASPAGRRGLIGGRGPIGSAHALVVPHPRYTARKFVIDPACDVAADFCDPRFGWTLQELADHLAEAAPSMALAGGDEALRRSICDRLQQERGIQIVDAEKLSQGDATTLESWNPLEPWISPVVPTCLELKEASRLGLNAPDSTENTRSQIAKRMPRLIARIDQITAQTRWPAPHRMWPSSWRWPEYRLEVDDLDWAVGEIASGLDSMRCDACPVTEDGNWWK; translated from the coding sequence ATGCCTTTGCACTGCCTAATTAGTTTTGGATCGAACCTCGGGGACCGAGATCAAGTTGTCGCTAGCGCCGCACGCCTGGTTGACCAGTCCGGCGTCGTTGCCAAAAGCAGCAGGAACAGGACCTCAAGCTCCAACCTGACCGATGGGCTGTGCACCAGTCGGTTATTCGAAACGCCGCCCATTGGCGGGCCGGGCAGCCAATCGCCGTTCCTCAACGCGGTCGCTGCGTTCTGCACCGAAGCGTCCGCGTCCGAAGTTCTGGACGTTTTGCAACACACCGAAAACGAACTCGGTCGGAAAAGAATCGATCGCTGGGGCGCCCGTTCAATTGACCTGGACGTGGTGTTGCATGGTCGCCTGCGTGGCGCCAGCCCCGCCGGTCGACGAGGCCTGATCGGTGGCCGCGGCCCGATCGGATCCGCCCATGCCCTGGTGGTCCCCCACCCCCGATACACCGCTCGCAAGTTCGTCATTGACCCGGCCTGCGACGTGGCCGCTGACTTCTGTGACCCCCGATTCGGCTGGACGCTTCAAGAATTGGCCGATCACCTCGCCGAGGCAGCCCCCTCGATGGCCTTAGCCGGCGGCGACGAGGCACTGCGGCGGTCAATCTGCGACCGGCTTCAACAAGAACGCGGAATTCAGATCGTCGATGCCGAGAAACTATCCCAAGGCGACGCGACGACCCTCGAATCATGGAACCCGCTGGAGCCTTGGATCTCACCCGTCGTTCCGACCTGCTTAGAACTGAAAGAGGCGAGTCGGCTGGGACTGAATGCTCCCGATTCCACCGAAAACACTCGATCCCAGATCGCCAAACGCATGCCCCGTTTGATCGCTCGGATTGACCAAATCACCGCCCAAACTCGCTGGCCCGCCCCACACCGCATGTGGCCGTCAAGTTGGCGGTGGCCGGAATACCGTTTAGAAGTCGACGACCTCGACTGGGCCGTCGGCGAAATCGCCTCTGGCCTAGACTCGATGCGATGCGATGCTTGTCCCGTAACTGAAGATGGAAACTGGTGGAAATGA